The Pseudobacteroides sp. genome window below encodes:
- a CDS encoding FAD-dependent oxidoreductase — protein sequence MRYQYKKAKAPVELSVPQGFGIEARDFYSQKTSVPCQAECPAMTDVSGYIEKISQGKYNEAYEINLEDNVMPGVLGRICARPCQKKCRHNWTDINGPVEICRLKRSAADRAARPIKLPAPWFSNTGFKIAVIGGGPAGLAAARELIRFGHKVTVFEKENHLGGMLIDGIPRFRLPLSIVEEEIDQIISTGVDVKTGSFVGKSELENITKEYNAVLVCTGTTHPNVINLPGLKDNQYLSGLEFMKQYNNENIKELTGDVIIIGGGFTAVDSARACARTARKLLGNTGNVTIVYRRTEEFLAADMEEREEIEKENINILTLLSPLSVNSKNGRLQSVIFQKNYIKKSVHSEKGDILPIEGSEAELKCNHLIMAIGQKQDYSILPDGISMAEKFRTTRANLFTAGDFLNGSLNVIQSIADGKEAARLIDKYLTKEDRLQRKVLIETANENGETGRQRHHDVQFNLPVRNIDVKSRIPGNTEVEKVYSDKETQIHSTRCYLCHYKLEIDAELCIQCKWCIDVSPRDCIKMVSQFEYDDNGTIIKAHTADKIEDSTFIWIDNKNCIRCGRCLRVCPTGAISMRKTKLMDCPNNL from the coding sequence ATGAGATATCAATATAAAAAGGCAAAAGCCCCTGTTGAACTATCTGTGCCCCAAGGTTTTGGAATAGAAGCCAGAGATTTTTATTCTCAGAAAACAAGCGTTCCATGTCAGGCAGAATGTCCTGCCATGACCGATGTTTCAGGATATATTGAGAAAATTTCTCAAGGAAAATATAATGAGGCATACGAAATAAACTTGGAAGATAATGTTATGCCCGGAGTTTTAGGCAGAATTTGTGCTAGACCCTGCCAAAAAAAATGCAGGCATAATTGGACTGATATAAACGGCCCAGTTGAAATATGCAGATTGAAACGCTCGGCTGCAGACAGGGCTGCAAGACCAATCAAGCTACCTGCTCCATGGTTTTCCAATACAGGTTTTAAGATTGCTGTAATAGGCGGAGGCCCTGCCGGCCTTGCAGCAGCAAGAGAGCTGATAAGATTCGGTCATAAGGTCACCGTTTTTGAAAAGGAAAATCACCTCGGAGGAATGCTGATAGACGGCATCCCAAGGTTCAGGCTCCCTCTGTCAATAGTAGAAGAGGAAATTGATCAAATAATTTCTACCGGTGTTGATGTAAAAACAGGAAGTTTTGTTGGAAAATCAGAATTGGAAAATATCACTAAAGAGTATAATGCTGTTCTTGTTTGCACAGGGACAACACACCCCAACGTCATAAATCTTCCTGGCCTTAAAGACAATCAATACCTGTCGGGTCTTGAATTTATGAAGCAGTACAACAATGAAAATATAAAGGAATTAACAGGTGATGTAATAATAATCGGAGGCGGCTTTACTGCAGTTGATTCAGCAAGGGCTTGTGCAAGAACTGCTCGAAAGCTTTTAGGTAATACCGGGAACGTTACCATTGTTTATCGAAGAACTGAGGAGTTTTTAGCAGCAGATATGGAAGAAAGGGAAGAAATTGAGAAGGAGAACATTAATATACTCACTTTGTTGTCTCCCCTATCAGTTAATAGCAAGAATGGCAGACTGCAATCTGTAATTTTTCAAAAGAACTACATAAAAAAATCCGTTCATTCTGAAAAGGGTGATATCTTGCCCATTGAAGGAAGTGAAGCAGAACTTAAATGCAATCATCTTATTATGGCAATCGGACAAAAGCAAGATTATTCAATTTTGCCTGATGGAATCAGTATGGCAGAAAAATTCAGAACAACAAGGGCAAATTTATTTACCGCAGGGGATTTTCTAAACGGAAGCCTCAATGTTATACAGTCTATCGCCGATGGAAAGGAAGCAGCACGACTTATTGATAAATACCTTACAAAGGAAGACCGACTGCAAAGGAAGGTCTTAATTGAAACAGCCAATGAAAACGGAGAAACCGGCCGCCAGCGTCACCATGACGTGCAGTTCAATCTGCCTGTCCGAAATATTGATGTAAAGAGCAGGATACCGGGAAATACAGAAGTGGAGAAAGTATACTCCGATAAAGAGACCCAGATTCATTCAACCCGCTGTTATTTATGTCATTACAAACTTGAAATCGATGCTGAACTATGCATTCAATGTAAATGGTGTATTGATGTATCTCCTAGGGATTGCATCAAGATGGTCTCCCAATTTGAATATGATGACAACGGAACTATAATAAAAGCCCATACCGCTGATAAAATTGAGGATTCTACATTTATATGGATTGACAACAAGAATTGTATACGCTGCGGTCGCTGCCTCAGAGTATGTCCAACCGGTGCCATAAGCATGAGGAAAACAAAACTAATGGATTGCCCTAACAATCTTTAA
- a CDS encoding nitrite/sulfite reductase: MQYKDEFERRSEEEYIKDQGLVIDYDEIARRSKISKEESLISKWYGVYQSRQTGDFMARVVIPGGMLTSSQARKVAEAAQKYAKGLISITTRQALQLHTLKLPDLPKLMRDIKNNGLSTFHGCGDVVRTIPACPLAETCKYKRFNILPHAIETMKYLTSFRDLDNLPRKLKITFSGCSASCGQPYMNCIGIIAITRQNKNKAENGFKVVIGGGMGWKPFVAQNLFGFVPEGQIKEVCRAIALLYRDYGDRYNRSTSRLKFVVDRYGMDRCRQIVLQNFSNEGFDAKKILHEDVADFGVEIPPRPLVDEDIFTEPNDKTQVRIIIPKGEIEASNLNKIAELSEIYGNGKVYTDNRQNLSIHGIDNNKAPELRKIIHETGFQTTGFSTLKDIVSCVGTSYCPKAVTSTRSLYDLLIPIVSSKKYESITKKGIINITGCPNSCSPYRIADIGFRGMRIREESGSVEGYEVLVGGDQRDHGKELGEFKHSDCPDVLKNLLDDFLANLGSTETIKNYIDRKGIEYFKEIVYI; the protein is encoded by the coding sequence ATGCAATATAAGGATGAGTTTGAAAGAAGGAGTGAGGAGGAATACATAAAAGATCAGGGCTTGGTGATAGACTATGATGAAATAGCTCGAAGAAGCAAAATTTCAAAGGAAGAATCATTGATATCAAAATGGTACGGTGTTTATCAATCAAGGCAAACCGGAGATTTTATGGCTAGGGTTGTTATCCCTGGCGGTATGCTTACATCCTCACAGGCAAGAAAAGTAGCAGAAGCAGCACAGAAGTATGCTAAGGGGTTAATATCCATTACAACACGTCAGGCCTTGCAGCTCCATACGCTTAAGCTTCCTGATCTGCCCAAACTTATGAGAGACATAAAAAATAATGGGCTTTCTACCTTCCATGGATGCGGAGATGTTGTCCGAACCATTCCTGCATGTCCTCTTGCGGAAACCTGCAAATACAAGAGGTTTAATATACTTCCCCATGCAATCGAGACAATGAAATATCTTACAAGCTTCAGAGACCTTGATAACCTTCCGAGAAAACTAAAAATAACATTTTCGGGCTGTTCAGCTTCTTGCGGTCAACCTTATATGAATTGTATAGGAATTATAGCAATAACAAGACAAAACAAAAACAAGGCTGAAAACGGCTTCAAGGTTGTTATTGGAGGCGGCATGGGCTGGAAACCCTTTGTAGCTCAGAACCTCTTCGGCTTTGTACCGGAAGGCCAAATCAAAGAAGTATGCAGGGCAATTGCACTTTTGTATAGGGATTACGGCGACCGCTATAACCGCAGTACATCGAGACTCAAGTTTGTAGTTGATAGGTATGGGATGGACAGATGCCGTCAAATAGTACTGCAAAACTTCAGCAATGAAGGTTTTGATGCAAAAAAAATCCTGCATGAGGATGTGGCTGACTTTGGTGTTGAGATACCCCCAAGACCTCTAGTTGACGAAGATATCTTCACTGAACCAAACGACAAAACTCAAGTCAGAATTATCATTCCAAAGGGTGAAATAGAAGCTTCAAATCTTAATAAAATAGCAGAGCTTTCGGAAATTTACGGTAACGGAAAGGTATATACCGATAACAGGCAGAATTTGTCTATTCATGGCATAGATAATAATAAAGCACCTGAGCTAAGAAAGATAATTCATGAAACGGGTTTTCAAACAACCGGCTTTTCTACCCTCAAGGATATAGTTTCATGCGTCGGAACATCATACTGCCCCAAGGCTGTAACCTCCACAAGGTCGCTGTATGACCTGCTTATACCCATCGTAAGCAGTAAAAAATACGAATCTATTACAAAAAAGGGGATTATCAATATAACAGGCTGCCCAAATTCATGCTCACCATACAGAATTGCCGATATAGGCTTCAGAGGTATGAGGATCAGGGAGGAATCGGGCTCGGTAGAAGGATATGAGGTATTGGTGGGCGGTGATCAAAGAGATCATGGGAAAGAGCTTGGAGAATTTAAGCACTCGGATTGCCCGGATGTCTTAAAGAATTTACTTGATGATTTCCTCGCAAACCTGGGAAGCACTGAAACCATTAAAAACTATATAGACCGAAAGGGAATAGAATATTTTAAGGAGATCGTTTATATATGA
- a CDS encoding diguanylate cyclase, translating to MPNLKEYLANFKNDYLCTRMRKAEFICSLLFIILFSGSQIFNSIEAKAYVGQFLAFALVYLALRFGITGMLISLVFNIKDMFFVFIGYMDTKHYSFLVGLISTFVIAIWILVVGIISARQEKHRKEMQRLAITDELTGVFNQRYFHTTLENKIKDSSKNGDSIGLILIDIDSFRMYSDLYGHSYGDTILKNTGAILKRIVHKNDIICRFGGDEFAILVLNKDLESLEKEAKRLYDEYEKLKNEYYNDSFVNKITFSIGLSEYPSISSSKEELISHANMALYQSKNMGDDKVHFYQDIMLQIHKGMKSDEQMVGVFKGLLSTIVAKDKYTFGHCERVSSYAVMIAEAMGLELKEIQAILYAGLLHDIGKIELPKSVLNKIGRLTSEEFDLVRQHPVNSANILQPLSGIDNLIDYVIHHHERYDGKGYPHGIEGENISLGARILCVADSFDAMVSDRPYRKSMSIEEAFLELEKCSGSQFDPKIASLFVRLMRNKMSIKYNYKVETSSIPEKQPVFQKV from the coding sequence ATGCCTAATTTAAAAGAATATCTTGCAAATTTTAAGAATGATTATCTTTGCACACGCATGAGAAAAGCTGAGTTTATATGCAGCCTTCTATTTATTATTTTATTTTCTGGTTCCCAAATTTTCAATTCTATTGAAGCAAAAGCATATGTAGGACAATTTCTAGCATTTGCTTTAGTTTATCTGGCCTTACGTTTTGGAATTACCGGAATGCTAATATCCCTTGTTTTTAACATAAAAGATATGTTTTTTGTGTTTATAGGATATATGGACACAAAACATTACAGCTTTTTAGTGGGCTTGATATCTACATTTGTGATAGCCATTTGGATATTGGTTGTGGGCATTATTTCAGCAAGGCAGGAAAAGCATCGTAAAGAAATGCAAAGATTAGCAATTACTGATGAACTGACTGGCGTGTTTAATCAGAGGTACTTTCACACAACTCTAGAAAATAAAATAAAGGATTCTTCCAAAAACGGTGATTCAATCGGTTTAATCCTTATTGATATAGACAGCTTCAGAATGTATAGCGATTTATACGGCCATAGCTATGGAGATACAATATTAAAAAATACTGGGGCCATTCTGAAGAGAATTGTACATAAAAATGATATTATTTGCAGGTTCGGCGGAGACGAGTTCGCTATCCTGGTTTTAAATAAAGATTTAGAATCACTCGAAAAAGAAGCAAAAAGATTATATGACGAATACGAGAAGCTTAAAAATGAATATTACAATGACAGCTTTGTAAATAAAATTACATTTTCTATCGGTCTATCCGAATATCCAAGCATTTCAAGCAGCAAGGAAGAATTGATTTCGCATGCAAATATGGCCTTGTACCAGTCAAAAAATATGGGTGATGATAAAGTCCATTTCTACCAGGATATCATGCTTCAGATTCATAAGGGCATGAAGTCGGATGAGCAAATGGTTGGAGTCTTCAAGGGCTTGTTAAGCACCATAGTTGCGAAAGACAAATATACATTCGGACATTGTGAGAGAGTTTCTTCATACGCTGTAATGATAGCTGAGGCAATGGGATTGGAGCTTAAAGAAATACAAGCAATATTATATGCAGGTCTCTTGCATGATATAGGAAAAATCGAATTACCAAAATCTGTTTTAAACAAAATAGGCCGTTTAACCAGCGAAGAGTTTGATTTAGTCCGTCAACACCCTGTAAATAGTGCAAATATTTTACAGCCATTATCCGGTATTGATAACCTGATAGATTATGTAATTCATCATCATGAAAGGTATGATGGCAAGGGATACCCCCATGGTATAGAAGGAGAAAATATCAGTTTGGGTGCAAGAATACTTTGTGTAGCGGATTCTTTTGATGCAATGGTCTCTGACCGACCGTACAGAAAGAGCATGTCTATAGAAGAAGCCTTTCTTGAGCTAGAAAAATGTTCCGGCTCACAATTTGATCCCAAAATTGCAAGTCTGTTTGTTAGACTTATGAGAAACAAAATGTCTATTAAATACAACTATAAGGTTGAAACAAGTTCTATCCCGGAAAAGCAGCCTGTTTTTCAGAAGGTTTGA
- the dinB gene encoding DNA polymerase IV, translating into MKKVIFLVDMNAFFISCEMVRNPYLAGKPAAVAGDPKKRAGIILAANYEARAYGVKTAMVLKDALRLCPGLVFVPPDHSYYEYKSKQVMDILEGYTPIVEQNSIDEAYLDMTGTEMLFGKPTESANCIMNEIKNTLGLWCSIGISENRFLAKMASEMKKPLGITELWQHNVPEKLWPHSVKSMYGVGAKTYEKLNMLGIQTIGQLAKYDRSLLFKVFGKYGNELHDHANGRDFSLVQPHTAGDMKSIGRSTTLPEDLTDIEKAKATLMELTEEIGITARKFGKRGNTVQITIKYSDFQAVTRQTSITPTCITKDIYEAGCRLLEQNWNRLRPVRLLGISLSGFDKDCAKGQISIFDIVQDSKKCDTNNKHDTQKKHEKIDRAMDSIRMKHGMGKVVRATLANRKQQSDK; encoded by the coding sequence ATGAAAAAAGTAATATTTCTTGTTGATATGAATGCTTTTTTTATCAGCTGTGAAATGGTAAGAAATCCATACCTTGCTGGTAAGCCGGCAGCAGTTGCCGGTGATCCCAAGAAGCGAGCGGGAATCATACTTGCTGCAAACTATGAGGCAAGAGCTTATGGCGTTAAAACTGCTATGGTTCTTAAAGATGCACTTCGACTTTGTCCCGGTCTGGTTTTTGTACCCCCGGATCATAGTTATTATGAATACAAATCAAAGCAGGTAATGGATATACTTGAAGGCTATACTCCCATTGTTGAACAGAACAGTATTGATGAGGCTTATCTTGATATGACAGGAACAGAAATGCTGTTTGGAAAGCCTACTGAGTCGGCCAACTGTATAATGAATGAAATAAAAAACACCCTTGGGCTTTGGTGCTCAATTGGTATCTCTGAAAATAGATTTCTTGCAAAAATGGCCTCTGAAATGAAGAAGCCCCTTGGGATAACGGAGTTATGGCAGCATAATGTGCCTGAAAAACTTTGGCCTCACTCTGTAAAGTCCATGTACGGTGTTGGTGCTAAGACATATGAAAAGCTTAACATGCTTGGAATACAGACCATAGGTCAGCTTGCAAAATATGATAGAAGTTTATTATTTAAGGTGTTCGGCAAATACGGCAATGAGTTGCATGATCATGCAAACGGGCGGGATTTTTCTTTAGTACAGCCCCATACTGCTGGGGATATGAAGTCCATAGGGCGGTCAACAACACTGCCGGAGGACCTGACGGATATTGAGAAAGCTAAAGCTACACTTATGGAGCTAACAGAAGAAATTGGTATAACAGCAAGAAAGTTTGGGAAAAGAGGAAATACCGTTCAAATAACCATTAAATATTCTGACTTTCAGGCTGTAACAAGGCAGACAAGTATCACCCCGACCTGCATTACAAAAGATATCTATGAGGCGGGCTGCAGATTGCTGGAACAAAACTGGAACAGACTCAGGCCTGTGAGGCTTTTAGGTATAAGTCTCTCAGGATTTGACAAAGATTGTGCCAAAGGCCAGATATCAATTTTTGATATAGTTCAGGATAGCAAAAAGTGCGATACAAATAATAAACATGATACTCAAAAAAAGCATGAAAAGATTGATAGGGCTATGGATTCTATAAGGATGAAGCACGGCATGGGGAAGGTTGTAAGGGCAACTCTTGCTAATAGAAAGCAGCAAAGTGACAAATGA
- a CDS encoding stalk domain-containing protein produces the protein MSKKIFLLAAIIYLMSFFQGNVYSSGNEIGLKIDNELIVFNENMGYPFIDSAYRTQVPFRIALEKFGASVSWSNNTASAQKGYIKVDVPIGKPYILKNGVKIPTDTTALVKNGRAYLPIRPVLEALNARVIWNEAEKLIEVVKVKPRPKSDISQEDMTKPDYIVSSESELRNALKSKAKIKLKNNIDVSSTLEVRNPTVIDGAGYIIGGKNKNQIFKVYIADFTLQNITLKDGKNTLKTGHFSDQCGAAVMMTGKKGKESVGEFKAVNVNFINNECASSSNLGDIRGGAVYLFSVPYAYFSNCRFIGNKASNGGAIGGLGSSMKVVNCDFIANKATGNIGGQNGSGGAISLDGLDQNGKTAFFDVIGSNFTGNSGDRLGGAIFYVFHKPGDEGYHKRSTASIVNSTFEFNELLSKEEGQGGAIYAQEGDLKMDSCTFDQNRGLKQGGGLWFLSYTGNLDIINSTFYKNTLSSPNLGMGGAIAVNAVMCKITNSTFADNYAWFHGGGIQAIDSSKVRLTNCILSNNRSERDWAVYNTNMQLSDGGGNIEYVNPSIKAGKKVKDEKATAAVLNKDPKLLPLADYGGFTKTMAIVKGSPAINIGAKGSPVTDQRGVKRIGTADAGAYEFE, from the coding sequence ATGTCTAAAAAGATATTTTTACTGGCAGCTATAATATATCTAATGTCTTTCTTCCAAGGGAATGTTTATTCAAGTGGTAATGAAATAGGCCTTAAAATTGATAACGAGTTAATTGTGTTTAACGAGAATATGGGTTATCCTTTCATTGACTCAGCTTATAGGACTCAGGTTCCGTTCAGAATAGCATTGGAGAAGTTTGGTGCATCGGTTTCGTGGTCAAACAACACTGCTTCAGCACAAAAAGGGTATATAAAGGTTGATGTTCCGATTGGGAAGCCCTATATCTTAAAGAATGGAGTTAAAATCCCAACCGATACAACAGCATTGGTCAAAAATGGAAGGGCTTATCTACCTATAAGACCTGTCCTTGAGGCCTTAAATGCAAGAGTTATATGGAATGAAGCTGAAAAGCTTATTGAGGTTGTAAAAGTAAAGCCCAGACCTAAATCTGATATTTCCCAAGAGGATATGACAAAACCCGATTATATTGTTTCATCAGAGTCAGAGTTGAGAAACGCTTTAAAATCCAAGGCTAAGATAAAGCTAAAGAATAACATAGACGTAAGCAGTACTCTTGAAGTAAGAAACCCAACTGTTATTGACGGAGCAGGCTATATTATAGGCGGTAAAAACAAAAACCAGATATTCAAGGTGTATATAGCTGATTTTACGCTTCAGAACATAACCCTGAAGGACGGGAAAAATACTTTAAAAACAGGGCATTTCAGTGATCAATGCGGTGCAGCTGTTATGATGACAGGTAAAAAAGGTAAAGAGAGTGTTGGAGAATTTAAGGCGGTAAATGTAAACTTTATAAACAATGAATGTGCCAGCAGCAGCAATCTTGGGGATATTCGCGGAGGGGCTGTATATTTGTTTTCTGTTCCATATGCATACTTCTCGAATTGTCGTTTTATCGGAAACAAAGCTTCAAATGGCGGTGCTATTGGAGGGCTTGGCAGTAGCATGAAAGTTGTTAATTGTGATTTTATTGCAAATAAAGCAACGGGGAACATAGGCGGGCAAAACGGAAGCGGGGGAGCAATCTCACTCGATGGCCTTGACCAAAACGGGAAAACTGCGTTCTTTGATGTAATAGGGTCAAATTTTACAGGCAATTCAGGAGACAGACTTGGAGGGGCCATTTTTTATGTGTTTCACAAACCGGGGGATGAAGGCTACCACAAGAGGAGTACAGCTTCCATAGTTAATTCAACCTTTGAATTTAACGAGCTTTTAAGTAAGGAAGAGGGCCAGGGCGGTGCAATTTATGCTCAGGAGGGTGACCTTAAAATGGATTCCTGTACATTTGATCAGAATCGCGGCCTTAAGCAGGGAGGAGGTTTGTGGTTTTTATCTTACACAGGCAATCTGGATATCATAAACTCGACTTTTTATAAAAACACACTGTCAAGTCCAAACTTAGGAATGGGAGGAGCAATTGCTGTCAATGCCGTTATGTGTAAAATTACAAATTCCACTTTTGCAGACAATTATGCATGGTTTCATGGGGGAGGAATACAAGCGATTGACAGCAGCAAGGTGAGGCTGACAAACTGTATTCTCTCAAATAACCGTTCTGAAAGGGACTGGGCTGTGTATAATACTAATATGCAGCTTTCTGACGGAGGGGGTAATATTGAATATGTCAACCCGTCCATAAAAGCAGGTAAAAAAGTGAAAGATGAAAAGGCAACGGCAGCGGTGCTCAATAAGGACCCCAAGCTGCTTCCTCTTGCGGATTATGGAGGATTCACAAAGACCATGGCGATAGTAAAGGGAAGCCCTGCCATAAATATAGGTGCAAAAGGCTCTCCAGTAACCGACCAAAGGGGAGTAAAAAGGATAGGGACTGCAGATGCAGGGGCATATGAGTTTGAGTAG
- a CDS encoding PaaI family thioesterase translates to MSQEHLLWLKMYLKEIYKASILENFLDLQILEVEDGKVTYNTKIIDMHSNFYGFVHGGTLSSICDVAMGVSCITLGKRVVTIDMSISYIKNAPTGSTLTAVGEVISNGRTIMRAVGEVYHGQQLLVRSQASYFVTGDFRENDYPQSI, encoded by the coding sequence ATGTCTCAAGAACATCTTTTGTGGTTAAAAATGTACCTAAAGGAAATATATAAAGCTTCCATACTTGAAAACTTTCTTGACCTTCAAATACTTGAAGTTGAAGATGGAAAAGTTACATATAATACTAAAATAATAGATATGCATAGTAATTTCTATGGGTTTGTACATGGAGGTACTTTGTCTTCAATTTGTGATGTGGCAATGGGAGTTTCCTGCATAACACTTGGAAAGCGGGTAGTAACTATTGATATGAGTATTAGCTACATAAAAAACGCTCCTACAGGAAGTACGCTTACTGCAGTAGGGGAAGTTATTAGTAATGGTAGGACTATAATGAGAGCGGTAGGGGAAGTATATCATGGTCAACAACTTCTTGTAAGGTCTCAAGCATCATATTTTGTAACGGGTGATTTTCGCGAGAATGATTATCCGCAATCTATATAA
- a CDS encoding YkvA family protein — MKLKERAKQLKKDIPAVFLALKKKETPWYAKVLAILTIIYALSPIDLIPDFIPVVGYLDDLIILPLMVAATIKLVPNDIINQCRIESEQIWKDGKPKKWYYATPIVLIWLITIALIIKAFL, encoded by the coding sequence ATGAAGTTAAAAGAAAGAGCAAAACAACTAAAGAAGGATATTCCTGCGGTTTTTCTGGCTCTCAAGAAGAAAGAGACTCCTTGGTATGCAAAGGTATTGGCAATTTTGACAATTATATATGCTTTATCACCAATTGATTTGATACCTGATTTTATTCCTGTTGTTGGTTATCTTGATGATTTAATAATACTACCTTTAATGGTAGCAGCAACAATAAAATTGGTTCCAAACGATATAATTAACCAATGTCGAATTGAATCTGAACAGATTTGGAAAGATGGCAAGCCCAAAAAGTGGTATTATGCAACACCTATAGTTCTTATTTGGCTTATAACCATTGCGTTAATAATAAAAGCGTTTTTATAG
- a CDS encoding VanZ family protein: MNKWERLKSVFLCGAFICYILFLIKLLLLSRVSLLELFNSHRTFTRSINIIPFHSIMEYISGGSANIRKLAFSNVVGNIEIFIPFGVYLSLLKKDKGVIANLLSIFLVSLFVEVIQALFGIGTADIDDIILNCLGGLIGILGYKFLLLILQDEKKVRTAITILSAVGLPVILYLLFMVKLRL; encoded by the coding sequence ATGAATAAATGGGAACGACTTAAATCGGTGTTTTTATGTGGTGCTTTCATTTGCTACATACTTTTTTTAATTAAATTGTTGCTCTTATCAAGAGTTTCGCTCTTGGAACTATTTAACAGTCATAGGACATTCACCAGGTCAATCAATATCATTCCGTTTCATAGCATAATGGAATATATTTCTGGTGGCTCTGCGAATATAAGAAAATTGGCTTTTAGCAATGTGGTTGGCAATATAGAAATTTTTATTCCCTTTGGCGTATATTTATCACTACTCAAAAAGGATAAAGGAGTAATAGCCAATCTATTGTCTATATTCCTAGTGAGTTTATTTGTTGAAGTCATTCAGGCACTTTTTGGCATCGGAACAGCTGACATTGATGACATAATTTTAAATTGCTTGGGTGGATTGATTGGCATTTTAGGTTATAAGTTTTTACTATTAATATTACAAGATGAGAAAAAAGTACGTACTGCAATCACAATACTATCTGCTGTAGGATTACCTGTAATATTGTATCTATTATTTATGGTGAAGTTGAGACTTTGA
- a CDS encoding class I SAM-dependent methyltransferase codes for MTEFWESSFIENQMMWGFEPSESAILTKDFFIEKKIKDILIPGIGYGRNAKVFIDNGINVTGIEISKTAIDLARQNGLKISIIHGSVTDMPFDNKLYDGIFCYALIHLLNNHERDKLIKDCYNQLKPNGYMIFTSISKEAPMYGKGKQLDKDYFEIMEGVKMFFYDSDSIKQEFGKYGLIEYSQIIEPHKNMKNKPPFKFIMVKCQKEI; via the coding sequence ATGACAGAATTCTGGGAATCAAGCTTTATAGAAAATCAAATGATGTGGGGATTTGAACCTTCAGAATCAGCAATCTTGACAAAGGACTTTTTCATTGAAAAGAAAATTAAGGATATATTGATACCTGGAATTGGATATGGTAGAAATGCAAAGGTTTTTATTGATAATGGAATAAATGTAACAGGTATTGAGATTTCAAAAACAGCAATTGATTTGGCAAGGCAAAATGGGCTTAAAATTAGTATTATTCATGGTTCGGTAACTGATATGCCTTTTGATAATAAACTTTATGACGGTATATTTTGTTATGCACTTATTCACTTATTGAATAATCATGAGAGAGATAAGCTTATTAAAGATTGTTATAATCAGTTAAAGCCAAACGGATATATGATTTTTACTTCTATTTCAAAAGAAGCCCCAATGTATGGAAAAGGCAAACAGCTGGATAAAGACTATTTCGAGATAATGGAAGGGGTAAAAATGTTTTTTTATGATTCTGACTCAATAAAACAAGAATTTGGAAAATATGGACTGATAGAATATTCCCAAATTATCGAGCCGCATAAGAATATGAAAAATAAACCTCCATTTAAATTTATAATGGTAAAATGTCAAAAAGAGATATAA
- a CDS encoding cyclic-phosphate processing receiver domain-containing protein yields MNQKINLYLDDLRDCPDGFVIARTVEEAIYYLESFQIGILSLDHDLGIDKQGNLFPTGYDLVKYICEKGLKPEKIYIHTDNSVGRENMYNTLLGAQRRGFIDKDIEIYPYPIVPNKYSEG; encoded by the coding sequence ATGAACCAAAAAATAAATTTATATCTTGATGATTTGCGTGATTGTCCAGATGGATTTGTTATAGCTAGAACGGTAGAAGAGGCAATATATTATCTCGAAAGTTTTCAGATTGGTATACTCTCCCTTGACCATGATTTAGGCATTGATAAACAAGGAAACTTGTTTCCGACGGGCTATGATTTAGTCAAATATATCTGTGAAAAAGGTTTAAAACCAGAGAAGATATATATTCACACTGATAATTCAGTAGGTAGAGAAAATATGTATAATACTTTGCTGGGAGCACAAAGAAGAGGTTTTATAGATAAGGATATAGAAATTTACCCCTATCCTATAGTGCCCAATAAATACTCTGAAGGATAA